A genomic stretch from Marinobacter fonticola includes:
- a CDS encoding glutathione S-transferase family protein yields MPVALYAHRLSQPSRAVEILLRELDLPYEWHEVDFANGETRASWFTQRINALQTIPAIVVPAAERDSGKTDFTLCESHAILRYLCRHAQSESESEATVWYPGAVDAERAAVIDLWMAWHHNHVRRYDMFHAIMNLHLTLPMLKYELQSDALVPLQNALHLSLATLESQLTTQNDSDANTPTLCGGAQPTLADLTIACELYQAVAVGYRFDRYPRVAHWLDTMAARPHFRQVSTEVDEQGRTIRESSGDYLDFDAFA; encoded by the coding sequence ATGCCTGTCGCCCTGTACGCCCATCGTTTGTCCCAGCCCAGCCGCGCCGTGGAGATCCTGCTACGCGAGCTTGACCTGCCCTATGAATGGCATGAAGTAGATTTTGCAAACGGGGAGACCCGCGCATCCTGGTTCACACAACGCATCAATGCCTTGCAAACCATCCCGGCGATCGTCGTTCCGGCGGCAGAACGCGACAGCGGGAAAACGGATTTCACGCTCTGCGAAAGCCATGCGATTCTGCGCTACCTATGCCGGCATGCGCAGAGCGAGAGCGAGAGCGAAGCTACAGTCTGGTATCCGGGCGCAGTCGACGCCGAGCGCGCAGCGGTGATCGATCTCTGGATGGCCTGGCATCACAATCACGTGCGGCGTTACGACATGTTTCACGCCATAATGAACCTGCACCTAACCCTGCCAATGCTGAAATACGAGCTGCAAAGCGACGCGCTCGTGCCGCTGCAGAACGCTCTGCACTTGAGTCTGGCAACGCTCGAGTCGCAGTTGACCACGCAGAACGACAGCGATGCGAACACGCCCACGCTCTGTGGCGGCGCGCAGCCGACGCTCGCCGATCTCACCATCGCCTGCGAACTCTATCAGGCTGTGGCCGTGGGCTATCGCTTCGACCGTTATCCGCGCGTGGCCCACTGGCTGGACACCATGGCCGCGCGGCCACATTTCCGGCAAGTCTCGACCGAGGTCGACGAGCAGGGCCGCACGATTCGCGAGTCCAGTGGGGACTATCTTGATTTCGACGCATTTGCCTAA